The genomic region TTGGTTCTAGGGTTTTTAGGACCGATCTGGCAGTTACTTATCAGTAGCTTCCCATATTGGATCGTGAACTCTCTGGGCGAGTCTGTCTGTCACATAGGGCTGACAACTGCGCCTTTTCTAGTACTTCTGCTGACAGCGCCGATCTACAGGATAAAGTCTTTAAGAGAACGTTTCGGCGTTAAGACGTTGGCGTACCTATACATAAGTTCTCTGGTGACTTCATATTTCATCAACTATCCATGGGCTTTAGGACAGCGCTACCTTTACTCGGTTAGGATCACGGAGAGGGAGCTTGCGGAGAGTATTGTACCTACGTTCATGTGTCCACCATATGACGTGGTGATACGTCTATCTACTGGCGGTCCGATAGACTGGGGTGCATGGGCGACTCCGATTGCATGGTTCTGGCTACACAATATAACCATGGGGATATTCATGCTGTCTGTAGCGACGTTGTTCAGAAGACTCTGGATAGACGTTGAAAGGGTTCCGTTCCCGCATGCATTAGTTGCATACGAACTGGCTAAAGGCAACGTTTCAGAGAGGGGTTGGAGTAAATTCTTCATCATAGGAGTCATAATCGGTCTGGCTTTCCAGATCCCGGTAACACTCACAGGGATATTCCCATGGTTCCCGGATATTTATGGAGTTCAATATCGAACTTGTCCTATGCTGACTAGATGGTTTGGCGGCGACGAGCCTATGGGTGCGATACCTGGTATGATGAGCATGACCTACAACCCGACAGCTGTAGCTGTAGCCTATCTAGCTCCATTGTCCGTACAGTTTAGCACATGGTTCTTCGCCGTGATGTATATGGTCGCCGTACAGATAGCATGGTACATGGGCTTCTACACAGGCATAACAGACATCGGGACCTGTGGCCGATACTGGTGCTCTCCATCACCTACTACTGAGCCTCCGTTGAAATTCGGAGCTATCGCTGTAGGTGCTCTCGTAGCAATGGGTCTAATGCATCTAATACTTAACCGACATTATCTTTCCGAGGTCTTCAGAGCTGCTTCTAAAGGCTCAAGCGAGTTTAAAGATGAGGCTATGAGCTACAGGACATGCTTGCTAATCATGGCTGTATCGGCTGTGGCGGCGATAGCTTTCTGGATGGGGTCTGGCCTATCTTTCATAGATGCCTTGTTCCTACCTATAACGGCGTTCTGCATATGGTATCCGATGAATCGTCTCTTCGGACTCGCTGGAGCTTACTGGAGAAGTTCTGATAAAGGTCTAGTGTTCTTCAGGTTGCTCCATCCGATGTGTCACACGCCTGTAACGACTCAGGAGTACTTAATCTATAGAACCGCTGTCCAATCATGTTCGGATACACCGACCTATCCTTGGGGTGGCGCGGCGGTTTCGGCGTTCACGTCATATAAGTTTGCTAGTCTTGCTGGTCTAAGTGCCAGGAACACGTTTAAGACGCTGCTTGCAGCTCTGCTGATAGCCCCGTTAGCGTCGCATATATCGTTCATATGGCTTCTCCATACGGTCGGTGGTGAGCATATAGGCATATGGTCGAGCTGGTTCTTAGGTATAGGTGAACGACTTTCACGGATACCTGACTGGTGGTCTGCCACTCCGGCTCGTGAGCCTTGGGTCGAATATGCAATCATAGGTGCTCTGCTGATGATTGTTTTAAGCTGGCTTCACGCGAGGTTTGTATGGTTCCCGCTTGAACCCATAGGCTATATACTAGGTACAACCGCTGCCTCGGCTCTATTCGGACTATGGTCGGCCTTCCTCGTGGCTTGGATCTTAAAGATGATAACTCTCAGAGTCGGTGGGGCTAAGCTCTACGAGGGCTATGGGGTCCCTGTGGCATCAGGAGCAACCGTAGGCTGTATGATAGGGATGATCTTCGGCGGTGTACTATGGATCATAAGGTTCTTCGTACCGTTTTAAACGACATTCCCAATTTTTTCCCATCGTGGAATACCTTTATAAGCATCTAAAAAGTTCCTCTACAATTCGGGATTATTTTTGAGGCTCAAGACCGTCGTCTTTGTACTCCTGATAATATCGTTTTTCTTAGTCGAGGTTTTCAGCTTCTCTTCGGCCAGTTTCTCTCAGCCTGATTGGATCCGGTCGGGTGTCTACGTCGAGTATGGTTGCAACGTGACTGTTTATAAAGGGGCGCCTTATGCTCCGAGTTCTGGAACTTTTAGATGGACCATAGTGAACGTGACTGACGATAAGATTTATGTGCGTTATGAGATGAAAATCGAGGATCTCTTGCTCGAGAAAACCTTTGTGATAGACGCAGAGACCAATAGGATACTATCGATAGACGGGGAATCTGTGGGAAACATTACAAACTATCTCTGGATCAGCTACATTCCGAGGGTCGGAGACTTTATCCAGCTTGAAAATCTCACCGCTGAAGTCGTGGATCTGAGGAAGTTTTCTTCAAGACTATTCACGAACCGGACATGCTGGGTTACTAATGCGACTTTCAGCATAGCTGATGTTAACGCAGGAGATTTGAAAAACGCTACCATGGAGGGTTTCATAGAGAGAATATATGATTCTGAGACCGGTATACTCGTGTATTCGCGTTTTCTCATAGAGTTTAAAGAGCCTGATGGTAAGGTTTCTCAAAGCTACTTTTCTAGAATGATAATCTCTTCGACGAATGTGACAGAACTTGGTAGTCGACGGCCAGCTTCTATCCCCATGGCTGTTGCGGCGGCCTCTATAGTAGCGGTCCTTGTATTGGCTAGAAGAATCCTCCGTATAAGACTAGCTTGATTATTGCATCTACTGCTGCTGGCGCCAAGCCTGCTACTAGGGCTTTCTTCTTCTGCATACGACAGAGTATGTAAAGTGCTACGGAGCATATCAGGTAGCTCCAGATCGAGAACGAGTATCCGATGTTGAAGAGAACTTGCGGTATGGTGCGTTTCTCCCACTCAGCTTTGTATGTATTTGTCATGGCGTCGGCTATTTCGATGTTTTTCATATTCATCAACACGAGTGTTATGGAGGATGAAAGCATGACGACGGCTGTATCGACGGCTACGACGACCGTTAGCGGAGGGACTACAAAGAGTATCATCGCCGCTTCGATGATTTTGCCTATTATGTAGACGCTTATGGAGTAGATAGTTGCCATGAGGATCGTCGTGAATCGTCTTTCTGCTTTGAAAAGCCATGCCATTAAATAGTATATTGCTGTGTTTCTGAGGATGAAATAGCCGTAGTTTACTAGAGACATGACTGCTAAACGTATTGCGGTTGTGTAGTCCATCAGTGATGGGTTGAGGGGCTCTAGAAGGTCGGGCTTTTTGAGAATATAGAGGTCTGTCTTGAAGAGTATGAAAAGCTGTCTATTGATCAGGTCCATCGCTATTAGTATTACGAGTATCGCTATAGGGCCTCCTATATCTGGGTTTTCGGCTATTTCTCTAAACGCTTTAAACGGGTTGGCTATAACAAGTCCTATTCTTCTGGAGAACTCTCTAAGCCATAAAGCTGCGTATTTGAGAGCTGATTTTAGCCAGCCTAGGATTGCCGAGACCACGGCTTGTAGTGTTTGTAGTTTTCCACGTCGTCTTTTTCGTCTCCTGGGTTTTCTTCTTCGTCTTGTTTTGGGCTTGGACTTTTCCAATTTTTATGCATCTCCAGCTTCGTTAAGCTAGACTTCTAGACGCTTTAGATAGAGGTGACATTTAATATATGTTTTCCACACCTCCTCCTGCCGATGTCTATAGAAAGGGGTTAGTATTGGGGGTTAAATTGTGGAAACCGGTGTGGTTGGGTGTTTATTATCTGAACGATGGATGGAGGATCTGCGTCTTCTTCTAAAGAAACTTGGGTGGTTGAGCTTGTGAGAAACGGATTGTTGGGAAGTTGGGTTTTGTAGAAAACTTAAAAAGCGATTGTGTAAGGTTAGTAGTATAGAGCTTGGAGGGGGTCGGAATTGAACGCTAACTCCTTTAAAGTTATTTTAACTGTTTTAGCAGTTCTGTTATTGATTCCTGTTTCTACTTTAACTGTTGCTCAAGAATCCATCAAAGATGTGAAATGTACATTGATACTGTATATTATGAATTATGTGACGAGTTCTCCAGAACCTAGGATTAATGTGTCGGTTGTCTTAACTAACGTGACTTTAAGCGGTGTTACCGATGAATTTGGTTGCGTAAAGTCTTCTTTCAACGCGTCTAAAGATGCGATTAATAATCTAGTGTTAAATGAGTTATCGTTGTATGGGAACTTCACTGTGATAAGGATTCAGGATTATTTGATGGAGGATCTCCAATATGATTCGTCTTACTCTGAATCTACTGTAACATACACTGGCTTGGCTATAAGGCCGAGAGTTGTGGAGAGTAGGAATGAGGTTCTTCTGTATTATTATGTGTACGTGTTGAAAGGTAGGGTTGTGAACGTGAGCGATTTGGACGTTTCTACCATGCAGATCCTTTCAAACGGTGAATTACGTATTAGGCGAAGAAAGCTCATTTTAGACGCTAGACCGGCTGTTCCTATAGATAGGTCTGTTAGCATGTATGAGAGCTTGTATCTATTCCCCTTGAATTACACGGTAGATGTGAAGGTAAAGGTTTATCGTTACAGGTACTTGATTAGAGAGTATTCTGTTAAAGCACTTGTAACTGGTAATAGAACCTATGTCAACATTATGGGTCCGATTCTAGATATTAAGATTAACGAGACGTTAAAGCCTTTTGAGGAGAAGATCGCTACTCTTAAGTTTTTAGGTTTGCCTATGATCGATGAAGAAAGGCTCCTTATAAGAATTAATAATCAGAAAG from Candidatus Bathyarchaeota archaeon harbors:
- a CDS encoding YIP1 family protein gives rise to the protein MEKSKPKTRRRRKPRRRKRRRGKLQTLQAVVSAILGWLKSALKYAALWLREFSRRIGLVIANPFKAFREIAENPDIGGPIAILVILIAMDLINRQLFILFKTDLYILKKPDLLEPLNPSLMDYTTAIRLAVMSLVNYGYFILRNTAIYYLMAWLFKAERRFTTILMATIYSISVYIIGKIIEAAMILFVVPPLTVVVAVDTAVVMLSSSITLVLMNMKNIEIADAMTNTYKAEWEKRTIPQVLFNIGYSFSIWSYLICSVALYILCRMQKKKALVAGLAPAAVDAIIKLVLYGGFF